TCCTCCCGCATTGCCGGCAGCAGTTGCCTTAAGATCCGGCCCTTTAATAAAGTAAGTTTGAACAATCATGAATAAGTTACCGACTACCCAGTACAATGAAAGTGCTGCTGGGAAGTTGATCGCGAACACGATGATCATGATTGGCATCAGCCAAAGCATCATCGCCATCTGCGGATTTGCTTCCTGGCCAGCCATCATCATTTTTTGCTGAATGAAAGTTGTTGCACCTGCGACTAAAGGCAGGATATAGTATGGATCCGGTGAACCAAGGTCGAACCACAGGAAGTTATGCTCGGCAATTTCCCTTGTTCTTGAGATCGCGTGGTAGAAACCAATCAGGATCGGCATCTGGACGATCAGCGGGAAACAGCCTGCAAGCGGATTGACACCGTGCTTTTGGAAAAGCGCCATCGTTTCCTGCTGCAGCTTCTGCTGGGTTTTCTGGTCCTTCGAGCTGTATTTTTCCTTCAGCTTTTGCATTTCCGGCTGTAAAGCCTGCATTGCTTTTGAGCTCTTCGTCTGTTTGATCATAAGCGGCAGGATTGCCAGGCGGATGATTAAAGTAACAGCGATGATTGATAATCCGAAGCTGCCACCAAGCCATTCAGCCATTTTCACAATGAACAAGGACAAAGGATAAACA
The window above is part of the Mesobacillus jeotgali genome. Proteins encoded here:
- the spoIIIJ gene encoding YidC family membrane integrase SpoIIIJ, whose protein sequence is MKKRILLIMGLLLVMTLLTGCMEYDQPITEESKGFWNEYIVYPLSLFIVKMAEWLGGSFGLSIIAVTLIIRLAILPLMIKQTKSSKAMQALQPEMQKLKEKYSSKDQKTQQKLQQETMALFQKHGVNPLAGCFPLIVQMPILIGFYHAISRTREIAEHNFLWFDLGSPDPYYILPLVAGATTFIQQKMMMAGQEANPQMAMMLWLMPIMIIVFAINFPAALSLYWVVGNLFMIVQTYFIKGPDLKATAAGNAGGAKK